From the genome of Adlercreutzia equolifaciens DSM 19450:
GTGGGGCTCGGCCGGCGAGGCGAGGTTCATGGCGAGCAGATTCGCGGTGCCAGCGGGGAAGGGGAGCAGCGGGATGCCCGTCTCGGCCAAAAGGTAGGCCACCGAGGCCACCGTGCCGTCGCCGCCAGCGGCTACCACGGCGTCGAAATTCTCGGCGTCGCGCAGAAAATCGGCGAGGTCGGTGTTACCGTCGGTGCAGCGCACGCAAATCTCGTCGCCGTCGGACGCAAAGGCGCGCATGAAGTCGTAAATGGCCCCGTCGCGGAAGCCGGAGGCCAGGTTGTTCACGATGAGGAGTTTCACATAATTCCTTTCCCTTGCTATTATAGGATGGTACTACAACCTCATCTCTTACAGACAAGGACCGTCGTGGAATACATTGCAAGCCAAGAAAACCTGGAGGCCTTCGTGCGCAGAGCGGCCTCGTCGTCGGTCTTGGCCATTGATACGGAGTTTCTGCGCGAGAAGACCTACTACGCGAACCTCTGCCTCATTCAGCTGGCCACGGATGCGGAAGTGGCCGTCGTGGATCCCTTCGCCATCGAGGACATGAAGGTGCTCGCCCCGCTGCTCACCGACTCTTCCATCGTGAAGCTCTTCCACGCCGGAGGCCAGGATTTGGAGATCCTCTATCGCGAGCTGGGCGTTTTGCCCGCGCCCCTGTTCGATACCCAGGTGGCGGCCACCCTTTTGGGCCACACCCAGCAGATCGGCTACGGGCCTTTGGTGCACAGCCTGTGCGGCGTGAACTTGAAGAAGAGCGACTCGTTCACCGACTGGTCGCGCCGACCCCTTTCCACCTCCCAGCTGGAATACGCCGCCGACGACGTGATCTATCTGCCGAAGATGTACCGCATCATGGTGGAGAAGTTGGAGGCGAAGGGGCGTCTGCACTGGCTCGACAACGACTTCGCCGCCATGAGCGACCCGGCCCATTACGAGAGCGACCCCTTCGAGCGCTACAAGCGGCTCAAGCGCGTGGGCCAGCTTACGCGCCGGCAGCTCTCGGCGGCGCGGGAGGTGGCGTGCTGGCGCGAGGTGACGGCTCAGGAGCGCGATATGCCGCGCAAGTGGGTGCTCACCGACGAGCAGATCGTTGAGGCCTGCCGTCGCGAGTCCCGCACCATCGACGATTTGTTCCTGATCCGCGGCGTGCGCGAGAAGCTGAACACTCGGGACGCCCGGGCCGTGGCCACCGTGCTCGTCCGGGGTCTCGATGCCGCGCCCGATACGTGGCCCGAGCTGGACAAGTCGCCGAAGAGCGAGCGCAACGTCGATGCCGAGCTCGATCTCATGGAGGCGCTCGTGCGGCTGCGCGCCAAGGAGAACGACATCGCCATGCAGACGC
Proteins encoded in this window:
- the rnd gene encoding ribonuclease D; the encoded protein is MEYIASQENLEAFVRRAASSSVLAIDTEFLREKTYYANLCLIQLATDAEVAVVDPFAIEDMKVLAPLLTDSSIVKLFHAGGQDLEILYRELGVLPAPLFDTQVAATLLGHTQQIGYGPLVHSLCGVNLKKSDSFTDWSRRPLSTSQLEYAADDVIYLPKMYRIMVEKLEAKGRLHWLDNDFAAMSDPAHYESDPFERYKRLKRVGQLTRRQLSAAREVACWREVTAQERDMPRKWVLTDEQIVEACRRESRTIDDLFLIRGVREKLNTRDARAVATVLVRGLDAAPDTWPELDKSPKSERNVDAELDLMEALVRLRAKENDIAMQTLASRTELARVARGYTADVDVLRGWRRAMVGDELLELLAGRLALSLGPEGLVVTPRS